TTGTGGTTTTGCGCATGACGCGTTTGGGCGTGCTGCGCTGGGAACGCAATTGGCGCAGCGCGGCGCTCGGCTGGCTGCGGCAACTGGCGGAACGCCGCGGCCTTTCAGAAAAAGATTTTCAAGCGCAGCGCATCGTCGATTTTTTGACCGGCCTCGAACGGTTGCTGCTCTACGGCACGATCGTGATCTTAATTTCATTTGGCTGGTTTGCATTATTTCCGCAAACGCAGCCGTTGGCAGCGGCGCTGCTGGCGCGCATTATCGGCCCGATCCTCGATCTCATTGGCGGCACCGCGCGCGGCATCTTGTTGATGGCCTACAGCGTGCTGGTCGCGCTCCTGGCGTTTTGGGCAACGCGCCAGCTCTCCCGGCGGCGGCACCTGGAAAATGCCCCAGCCATCTTATCCGACCCGGTGATCTACTTCCCGCTGCGCATTGTGATTTGGATCATTGCCTTGTTTCTCATTCTCTTTCCTTATCCCGGCGCGCCGCGCTTGTTTGCGGTAGGCGTGCTGTTGATTACTTTGCTGGCGACTTTGATCGCTTTGCGCCCGCTCATCGAGGAAATCGCCGTTGGCATTTATCTCAACAGCACGCATGCGCTCAAACCCGGAGATCGCATTACGGTGGAAGAAGTGCGTTATACCATCATCTCTCTCGGACTGGTACACCTGCAAGTCATGCGTGAACGGGGACAGCATTGGCTGCCTTATTCCAAAATCTTGAAAGCCGTCCACTCCCTGACCCCGGCCACGAGAGAACGCACATGAGCGACCGAACGGCCAAACGCATGCGCATACTGGATCGGCTGGAGGCGGCGCTCGGTGTTCTCGCCTTCATGATGCTGACTTTGCGCTATGGCTTCCCGCATCTGCCGA
This is a stretch of genomic DNA from Cytophagia bacterium CHB2. It encodes these proteins:
- a CDS encoding mechanosensitive ion channel family protein, encoding MDDLPSLENSSRARAYAGGGGMIKWMTFICLFSMMAAGTFAQKKTTRQPQRPKPSRVALPVLFDSVEVYIALGADSAAAREEAHRVENILQELRVHANSPEKIRLRERESAGVLVLDTTEVLIVRPENRVDWQLSPLANAVMIREQVLAVPPPAPTSDWNEEELLLRLLLGVIYPFSLLVVLRMTRLGVLRWERNWRSAALGWLRQLAERRGLSEKDFQAQRIVDFLTGLERLLLYGTIVILISFGWFALFPQTQPLAAALLARIIGPILDLIGGTARGILLMAYSVLVALLAFWATRQLSRRRHLENAPAILSDPVIYFPLRIVIWIIALFLILFPYPGAPRLFAVGVLLITLLATLIALRPLIEEIAVGIYLNSTHALKPGDRITVEEVRYTIISLGLVHLQVMRERGQHWLPYSKILKAVHSLTPATRERT